A genomic window from Macaca mulatta isolate MMU2019108-1 chromosome 19, T2T-MMU8v2.0, whole genome shotgun sequence includes:
- the MOB3A gene encoding MOB kinase activator 3A isoform X1, giving the protein MSNPFLKQVFNKDKTFRPKRKFEPGTQRFELHKKAQASLNAGLDLRLAVQLPPGEDLNDWVAVHVVDFFNRVNLIYGTISDGCTEQSCPIMSGGPKYEYRWQDEHKFRKPTALSAPRYMDLLMDWIEAQINNEDLFPTNVGTPFPKNFLQTVRKILSRLFRVFVHVYIHHFDRIAQMGSEAHVNTCYKHFYYFVKEFGLIDTKELEPLVRGLGAEGLGLRWGWRPVAEAPFRGQDPDCPRSAQQLAAPALPGSQLRALELGPGYPADGTGGEVAGRDPAFSRGANLGGSSREGSRVLPRSKSGRQQPGGIPRSPAEQIRAAVAGRDPAFSHGTNPGGRCSFLRASPASCSLRLHSPELRCPRAQLSVPYERDRSRRRLHPNFVCLGLF; this is encoded by the exons ATGTCCAACCCCTTCCTGAAGCAAGTCTTCAACAAGGACAAGACATTCCGCCCCAAGCGCAAGTTCGAGCCGGGCACCCAGCGCTTCGAGCTGCACAAGAAGGCGCAGGCGTCGCTGAACGCCGGGCTGGACCTGCGGCTGGCCGTGCAGCTGCCCCCGGGCGAGGACCTGAACGACTGGGTGGCCGTTCACGTGGTGGACTTCTTTAACCGCGTCAACCTCATCTACGGCACCATCAGCGACGGCTGCACGGAGCAGTCCTGCCCCATCATGTCGGGGGGCCCCAAGTACGAGTACCGCTGGCAGGACGAGCATAAGTTCCGGAAGCCCACGGCGCTCTCCGCCCCCAGGTACATGGACCTGCTGATGGACTGGATCGAGGCGCAAATCAACAACGAGGACCTCTTCCCCACCAACGTGG GCACGCCGTTCCCCAAGAACTTCTTGCAGACGGTGCGGAAGATCCTGTCGCGGCTGTTCCGCGTGTTCGTGCACGTCTACATCCACCACTTTGACCGCATCGCGCAGATGGGCTCCGAGGCCCACGTGAACACCTGCTACAAGCACTTCTACTACTTCGTCAAGGAGTTCGGCCTCATCGACACCAAGGAGCTGGAGCCACTGGTGCGCGGGCTTGGGGCTGAGGGCTTGGGGTTACGGTGGGGCTGGCGGCCTGTGGCAGAGGCACCCTTCCGGGGCCAGGACCCTGACTGCCCGCGGTCGGCCCAGCAGCTGGCGGCCCCGGCTCTCCCTGGGTCACAGCTCCGGGCCCTAGAGTTGGGTCCCGGGTACCCTGCTGATGGGACAGGTGGTGAGGTAGCCGGGAGGGATCCCGCGTTCTCCCGCGGAGCAAATCTGGGCGGCAGTAGCCGGGAGGGATCCCGCGTTCTCCCGCGGAGCAAATCCGGGCGGCAGCAGCCGGGAGGGATCCCGCGTTCTCCCGCGGAGCAAATCCGGGCGGCAGTAGCCGGGAGGGATCCTGCGTTTTCCCATGGAACAAATCCGGGCGGTAGGTGCAGTTTCCTCCGCGCCAGCCCCGCCTCCTGCTCGCTCCGCCTTCACAGTCCAGAGCTCAGGTGTCCCAGAGCGCAGCTCAGTGTCCCTTATGAAAGGGATAGGAGCCGGCGCAGACTCCACCCTaactttgtttgtttgggtttgttttga
- the MOB3A gene encoding MOB kinase activator 3A isoform X2, producing MSNPFLKQVFNKDKTFRPKRKFEPGTQRFELHKKAQASLNAGLDLRLAVQLPPGEDLNDWVAVHVVDFFNRVNLIYGTISDGCTEQSCPIMSGGPKYEYRWQDEHKFRKPTALSAPRYMDLLMDWIEAQINNEDLFPTNVGTPFPKNFLQTVRKILSRLFRVFVHVYIHHFDRIAQMGSEAHVNTCYKHFYYFVKEFGLIDTKELEPLVRGLGAEGLGLRWGWRPVAEAPFRGQDPDCPRSAQQLAAPALPGSQLRALELGPGYPADGTGGEVAGRDPAFSRGANLGGSSREGSRVLPRSKSGRQQPGGIPRSPAEQIRAAVAGRDPAFSHGTNPGGRCSFLRASPASCSLRLHSPDLGDRARLCLGKKKKKN from the exons ATGTCCAACCCCTTCCTGAAGCAAGTCTTCAACAAGGACAAGACATTCCGCCCCAAGCGCAAGTTCGAGCCGGGCACCCAGCGCTTCGAGCTGCACAAGAAGGCGCAGGCGTCGCTGAACGCCGGGCTGGACCTGCGGCTGGCCGTGCAGCTGCCCCCGGGCGAGGACCTGAACGACTGGGTGGCCGTTCACGTGGTGGACTTCTTTAACCGCGTCAACCTCATCTACGGCACCATCAGCGACGGCTGCACGGAGCAGTCCTGCCCCATCATGTCGGGGGGCCCCAAGTACGAGTACCGCTGGCAGGACGAGCATAAGTTCCGGAAGCCCACGGCGCTCTCCGCCCCCAGGTACATGGACCTGCTGATGGACTGGATCGAGGCGCAAATCAACAACGAGGACCTCTTCCCCACCAACGTGG GCACGCCGTTCCCCAAGAACTTCTTGCAGACGGTGCGGAAGATCCTGTCGCGGCTGTTCCGCGTGTTCGTGCACGTCTACATCCACCACTTTGACCGCATCGCGCAGATGGGCTCCGAGGCCCACGTGAACACCTGCTACAAGCACTTCTACTACTTCGTCAAGGAGTTCGGCCTCATCGACACCAAGGAGCTGGAGCCACTGGTGCGCGGGCTTGGGGCTGAGGGCTTGGGGTTACGGTGGGGCTGGCGGCCTGTGGCAGAGGCACCCTTCCGGGGCCAGGACCCTGACTGCCCGCGGTCGGCCCAGCAGCTGGCGGCCCCGGCTCTCCCTGGGTCACAGCTCCGGGCCCTAGAGTTGGGTCCCGGGTACCCTGCTGATGGGACAGGTGGTGAGGTAGCCGGGAGGGATCCCGCGTTCTCCCGCGGAGCAAATCTGGGCGGCAGTAGCCGGGAGGGATCCCGCGTTCTCCCGCGGAGCAAATCCGGGCGGCAGCAGCCGGGAGGGATCCCGCGTTCTCCCGCGGAGCAAATCCGGGCGGCAGTAGCCGGGAGGGATCCTGCGTTTTCCCATGGAACAAATCCGGGCGGTAGGTGCAGTTTCCTCCGCGCCAGCCCCGCCTCCTGCTCGCTCCGCCTTCACAGTCCAGA
- the MOB3A gene encoding MOB kinase activator 3A isoform X3: MSNPFLKQVFNKDKTFRPKRKFEPGTQRFELHKKAQASLNAGLDLRLAVQLPPGEDLNDWVAVHVVDFFNRVNLIYGTISDGCTEQSCPIMSGGPKYEYRWQDEHKFRKPTALSAPRYMDLLMDWIEAQINNEDLFPTNVGTPFPKNFLQTVRKILSRLFRVFVHVYIHHFDRIAQMGSEAHVNTCYKHFYYFVKEFGLIDTKELEPLVRGLGAEGLGLRWGWRPVAEAPFRGQDPDCPRSAQQLAAPALPGSQLRALELGPGYPADGTGGEVAGRDPAFSRGANLGGSSREGSRVLPRSKSGRQHSREGSCVFPWNKSGR; encoded by the exons ATGTCCAACCCCTTCCTGAAGCAAGTCTTCAACAAGGACAAGACATTCCGCCCCAAGCGCAAGTTCGAGCCGGGCACCCAGCGCTTCGAGCTGCACAAGAAGGCGCAGGCGTCGCTGAACGCCGGGCTGGACCTGCGGCTGGCCGTGCAGCTGCCCCCGGGCGAGGACCTGAACGACTGGGTGGCCGTTCACGTGGTGGACTTCTTTAACCGCGTCAACCTCATCTACGGCACCATCAGCGACGGCTGCACGGAGCAGTCCTGCCCCATCATGTCGGGGGGCCCCAAGTACGAGTACCGCTGGCAGGACGAGCATAAGTTCCGGAAGCCCACGGCGCTCTCCGCCCCCAGGTACATGGACCTGCTGATGGACTGGATCGAGGCGCAAATCAACAACGAGGACCTCTTCCCCACCAACGTGG GCACGCCGTTCCCCAAGAACTTCTTGCAGACGGTGCGGAAGATCCTGTCGCGGCTGTTCCGCGTGTTCGTGCACGTCTACATCCACCACTTTGACCGCATCGCGCAGATGGGCTCCGAGGCCCACGTGAACACCTGCTACAAGCACTTCTACTACTTCGTCAAGGAGTTCGGCCTCATCGACACCAAGGAGCTGGAGCCACTGGTGCGCGGGCTTGGGGCTGAGGGCTTGGGGTTACGGTGGGGCTGGCGGCCTGTGGCAGAGGCACCCTTCCGGGGCCAGGACCCTGACTGCCCGCGGTCGGCCCAGCAGCTGGCGGCCCCGGCTCTCCCTGGGTCACAGCTCCGGGCCCTAGAGTTGGGTCCCGGGTACCCTGCTGATGGGACAGGTGGTGAGGTAGCCGGGAGGGATCCCGCGTTCTCCCGCGGAGCAAATCTGGGCGGCAGTAGCCGGGAGGGATCCCGCGTTCTCCCGCGGAGCAAATCCGGGCGGCAGCA TAGCCGGGAGGGATCCTGCGTTTTCCCATGGAACAAATCCGGGCGGTAG
- the MOB3A gene encoding MOB kinase activator 3A isoform X4 translates to MSNPFLKQVFNKDKTFRPKRKFEPGTQRFELHKKAQASLNAGLDLRLAVQLPPGEDLNDWVAVHVVDFFNRVNLIYGTISDGCTEQSCPIMSGGPKYEYRWQDEHKFRKPTALSAPRYMDLLMDWIEAQINNEDLFPTNVGTPFPKNFLQTVRKILSRLFRVFVHVYIHHFDRIAQMGSEAHVNTCYKHFYYFVKEFGLIDTKELEPLVRGLGAEGLGLRWGWRPVAEAPFRGQDPDCPRSAQQLAAPALPGSQLRALELGPGYPADGTGGEVAGRDPAFSRGANLGGTAGRDPAFSRGANPGGSSREGSCVFPWNKSGR, encoded by the exons ATGTCCAACCCCTTCCTGAAGCAAGTCTTCAACAAGGACAAGACATTCCGCCCCAAGCGCAAGTTCGAGCCGGGCACCCAGCGCTTCGAGCTGCACAAGAAGGCGCAGGCGTCGCTGAACGCCGGGCTGGACCTGCGGCTGGCCGTGCAGCTGCCCCCGGGCGAGGACCTGAACGACTGGGTGGCCGTTCACGTGGTGGACTTCTTTAACCGCGTCAACCTCATCTACGGCACCATCAGCGACGGCTGCACGGAGCAGTCCTGCCCCATCATGTCGGGGGGCCCCAAGTACGAGTACCGCTGGCAGGACGAGCATAAGTTCCGGAAGCCCACGGCGCTCTCCGCCCCCAGGTACATGGACCTGCTGATGGACTGGATCGAGGCGCAAATCAACAACGAGGACCTCTTCCCCACCAACGTGG GCACGCCGTTCCCCAAGAACTTCTTGCAGACGGTGCGGAAGATCCTGTCGCGGCTGTTCCGCGTGTTCGTGCACGTCTACATCCACCACTTTGACCGCATCGCGCAGATGGGCTCCGAGGCCCACGTGAACACCTGCTACAAGCACTTCTACTACTTCGTCAAGGAGTTCGGCCTCATCGACACCAAGGAGCTGGAGCCACTGGTGCGCGGGCTTGGGGCTGAGGGCTTGGGGTTACGGTGGGGCTGGCGGCCTGTGGCAGAGGCACCCTTCCGGGGCCAGGACCCTGACTGCCCGCGGTCGGCCCAGCAGCTGGCGGCCCCGGCTCTCCCTGGGTCACAGCTCCGGGCCCTAGAGTTGGGTCCCGGGTACCCTGCTGATGGGACAGGTGGTGAGGTAGCCGGGAGGGATCCCGCGTTCTCCCGCGGAGCAAATCTGGGCGGCA CAGCCGGGAGGGATCCCGCGTTCTCCCGCGGAGCAAATCCGGGCGGCAGTAGCCGGGAGGGATCCTGCGTTTTCCCATGGAACAAATCCGGGCGGTAG
- the MOB3A gene encoding MOB kinase activator 3A isoform X5: MSNPFLKQVFNKDKTFRPKRKFEPGTQRFELHKKAQASLNAGLDLRLAVQLPPGEDLNDWVAVHVVDFFNRVNLIYGTISDGCTEQSCPIMSGGPKYEYRWQDEHKFRKPTALSAPRYMDLLMDWIEAQINNEDLFPTNVGTPFPKNFLQTVRKILSRLFRVFVHVYIHHFDRIAQMGSEAHVNTCYKHFYYFVKEFGLIDTKELEPLKEMTARMCH; the protein is encoded by the exons ATGTCCAACCCCTTCCTGAAGCAAGTCTTCAACAAGGACAAGACATTCCGCCCCAAGCGCAAGTTCGAGCCGGGCACCCAGCGCTTCGAGCTGCACAAGAAGGCGCAGGCGTCGCTGAACGCCGGGCTGGACCTGCGGCTGGCCGTGCAGCTGCCCCCGGGCGAGGACCTGAACGACTGGGTGGCCGTTCACGTGGTGGACTTCTTTAACCGCGTCAACCTCATCTACGGCACCATCAGCGACGGCTGCACGGAGCAGTCCTGCCCCATCATGTCGGGGGGCCCCAAGTACGAGTACCGCTGGCAGGACGAGCATAAGTTCCGGAAGCCCACGGCGCTCTCCGCCCCCAGGTACATGGACCTGCTGATGGACTGGATCGAGGCGCAAATCAACAACGAGGACCTCTTCCCCACCAACGTGG GCACGCCGTTCCCCAAGAACTTCTTGCAGACGGTGCGGAAGATCCTGTCGCGGCTGTTCCGCGTGTTCGTGCACGTCTACATCCACCACTTTGACCGCATCGCGCAGATGGGCTCCGAGGCCCACGTGAACACCTGCTACAAGCACTTCTACTACTTCGTCAAGGAGTTCGGCCTCATCGACACCAAGGAGCTGGAGCCACTG